The Chaetodon trifascialis isolate fChaTrf1 chromosome 17, fChaTrf1.hap1, whole genome shotgun sequence genome has a segment encoding these proteins:
- the nrsn1l gene encoding neurensin 1-like, translating to MALCSDACVSGSGGESSGSEAGSSCLQFGVRSYLHHFYEECSSSMWERDPEDQGFVQSQRSAPWWSSAVWKVSLALGLLILTAGITSLSVGYSTPHKIESFGEGDLFFVDTQAVSFNRGLHLSTAAGIGLSCLGSALVAMGVVVWILPKANLKERLFHRPGEGEQRGELGPKWRVPGDVVTKPPGIEERKIPITLSKVENVQLTS from the exons ATGGCGCTGTGCTCTGACGCCTGTGTCTCGGGCTCAGGAGGAGAGTCCTCCGGGAGTGAG GCAGGTTCTAGCTGTCTTCAGTTTGGGGTTCGTTCCTATCTGCACCACTTCTATGAGGAGTGCTCGTCCTCCATGTGGGAGAGGGACCCAGAGGATCAGGGGTTCGTCCAGAGCCAGAGGTCAGCCCCGTGGTGGAGCTCAGCTGTGTGGAAG GTGTCCTTGGCCCTGGGTCTCCTGATCCTGACTGCAGGTATTACCAGCCTGTCAGTCGGTTACTCCACTCCACATAAAATCGAGTCGTTCGGAGAGGGAGACCTGTTCTTCGTGGACACCCAGGCTGTAAGCTTCAACAGGGGTCTGCACCTCAGCACTGCAGCGGGGATAGGGCTCTCCTGTCTCGGCTCGGCCTTGGTGGCGATGGGGGTTGTCGTTTGGATCCTCCCCAAGGCCAACTTGAAAGAGAGGCTATTCCACAGACCAGGggaaggagaacagagaggagagttgGGGCCAAAGTGGAGGGTTCCAGGGGATGTGGTCACTAAGCCACCAGGtatagaggagaggaagataCCCATCACACTGTCGAAAGTGGAAAATGTGCAGCTCACTTCTTAA